In a genomic window of Staphylococcus taiwanensis:
- a CDS encoding SRPBCC domain-containing protein: MAKYNVENEYVEIHIERLLKYAPELVYKAWTDADLLKQWFMTSQRTNKSIDIDMTEGGSYRIVDARNGKQNVIQGTYQELVENEYIKMTIGMPELSDHEDVIEVEFEERESGGTQMFFFYQSLVERERRLTTLEYKQKKKEYHDSTVHGLELMFDKMHQVLEQYVEENDLFK; this comes from the coding sequence GTGGCTAAATATAATGTTGAGAATGAATATGTTGAAATTCATATTGAACGTTTATTAAAATACGCACCAGAATTAGTTTATAAAGCATGGACAGACGCAGATTTATTAAAACAGTGGTTTATGACATCTCAACGTACGAATAAATCTATTGATATAGATATGACTGAAGGTGGTTCATATCGAATTGTTGATGCGCGTAACGGTAAGCAAAACGTCATTCAAGGTACTTATCAAGAGTTAGTAGAGAATGAATATATTAAAATGACGATTGGAATGCCTGAATTAAGTGATCATGAAGATGTAATTGAGGTAGAATTTGAAGAACGAGAATCTGGTGGTACGCAAATGTTCTTCTTCTATCAATCATTGGTAGAGCGTGAACGACGTTTAACGACGTTAGAATATAAGCAAAAGAAAAAAGAATATCATGATTCAACCGTACATGGTTTAGAGTTGATGTTTGATAAGATGCATCAAGTTTTAGAACAATATGTTGAAGAAAATGATTTGTTCAAGTAA
- a CDS encoding MurR/RpiR family transcriptional regulator, with amino-acid sequence MLLDERVNANFDKLNDNDLQIAHFVNNNINKCKTLKIHELSHYTHASNATIHRFTRKLGFDGYSDFKSYLKFESEHLNQLPTDSMDAFRQEIETTFTYLDRIDYNLITDKINNTSTVYLYGTGRAQKNVAEEAQRILLTMHKNIIVLHDVHELKMVLNRSVDEDLFFIISLSGENVQLPEVTNLLQLRQKYFISVTTMKDNTLAQKANYNVYVSSNTFYLYDGTDYSSFISYHIFFETLLRKYNERKEIGELK; translated from the coding sequence GTGCTACTAGATGAAAGAGTAAATGCAAACTTTGACAAATTAAATGACAACGATCTCCAAATTGCACATTTCGTAAATAATAACATCAATAAATGTAAAACTTTGAAAATACATGAGTTATCGCATTATACACATGCGTCTAATGCAACAATCCATCGTTTCACTCGTAAACTCGGTTTCGACGGATATAGTGACTTTAAGTCTTATCTTAAATTTGAAAGTGAACATTTAAATCAGTTACCTACCGATTCTATGGATGCCTTTCGACAAGAAATTGAAACGACATTTACATATTTGGACCGCATTGATTATAATCTCATCACTGATAAAATCAACAATACATCAACTGTGTATTTATATGGAACGGGCCGAGCTCAAAAAAATGTTGCCGAAGAAGCACAACGTATTTTATTAACAATGCACAAAAATATCATAGTATTGCACGATGTACACGAATTAAAAATGGTACTTAATCGCTCCGTAGACGAAGATTTATTCTTTATCATTTCCCTATCAGGAGAAAATGTCCAATTACCGGAAGTAACGAATTTACTTCAATTGCGTCAAAAATATTTTATTTCTGTCACTACTATGAAAGACAATACACTTGCCCAAAAAGCCAATTACAATGTTTATGTTTCGAGTAATACGTTTTATTTATATGATGGTACCGATTACTCCAGTTTTATTAGTTATCATATTTTCTTTGAGACGTTGCTTAGAAAGTACAATGAACGTAAAGAAATCGGTGAACTTAAATAA